In Aspergillus fumigatus Af293 chromosome 2, whole genome shotgun sequence, a genomic segment contains:
- the pex12 gene encoding ubiquitin-protein ligase peroxin 12, which yields MEYLPSLQQEFDELKPSLFELLAEQQLSDLLPPSLRYLLAIATHRHPRYLLRILNSYDEVYALLSLIVERYYLRTFGGSFTENFYSLKRERVLRTKNGEIPRAQLGAPGPVRESLKLRSSDVWKNLFVMVGIPYLKRKLDEGYDIHAAPQASLILGGGPRYNPSDDLPPRPTIRQRLMYYYKWFLRNVYPSVNAAYYFSILAFNLAYLFDNTKYSSPFLWLIGTRIRRLGAADHRAIAEVLDAKPSASAAGARSRPGSGLLGLLSPQNLYPQLLASLRYFLPASIFALKFLEWWHASDFSRQLARKATEVLDLPAPVVNGMVPPSERIKKVDSRKGKEAASKDLKPALKSPRRRMQPPISATSYLPIFTVPLPPADSDSASACPICLNTLTNPTACQTGYVFCYACIFRWLNGEHQRQLDFMNGESAGAAWEDENEDNEDGAKSREEGSAEKKVSREGKWESGKGRCPVTGRRVLGGTEGLRRVLI from the exons ATGGAATACCTACCCAGTCTTCAGCAGGAGTTTGACGAGCTCAAGCCGTCGCTCTTCG AACTGCTCGcggagcagcagctctcAGATCTCTTGCCTCCTTCACTACGATATCTCCTCGCGATCGCTacacatcgtcatcctcgctaTCTATTACGAATTTTAAACTCATACGACGAAGTCTACGCACTCCTGTCTCTCATTGTCGAGCGCTACTATCTCCGCACCTTTGGCGGTTCTTTCACCGAGAACTTCTACTCCCTCAAACGAGAACGAGTCTTACGGACCAAGAATGGCGAGATTCCCCGGGCGCAGCTCGGCGCGCCAGGTCCGGTGCGAGAGTCTCTTAAGCTGCGTTCCTCGGACGTGTGGAAGAACCTTTTTGTCATGGTTGGAATCCCCTATCTGAAGCGCAAGCTGGACGAGGGCTACGACATACACGCCGCACCGCAGGCGTCGCTGATTCTGGGCGGCGGGCCACGATACAATCCCAGCGACGACCTTCCCCCCCGCCCAACAATCCGCCAGCGGCTGATGTACTACTATAAATGGTTTCTGCGGAACGTCTACCCCTCCGTCAATGCCGCATACTACTTCTCCATCCTAGCGTTCAATCTGGCCTACCTCTTCGACAACACAAAATACTCCTCCCCTTTCCTGTGGCTCATCGGCACCCGAATTCGCCGCCTAGGCGCTGCCGATCATCGCGCCATCGCCGAAGTGCTAGACGCCAAACCCAGTGCCAGCGCTGCTGGCGCGCGCTCCCGCCCCGGTTCAGGACTCCTGGGTCTCTTAAGTCCGCAGAATCTCTACCCACAACTCCTCGCCTCGCTGCGCTACTTCCTTCCGGCGTCGATTTTCGCGCTGAAGTTCCTCGAATGGTGGCACGCAAGCGACTTCTCGCGCCAGCTGGCTCGCAAAGCGACGGAAGTGCTCGATCTTCCTGCCCCCGTCGTCAACGGCATGGTTCCTCCCTCGGAAAGAATCAAGAAAGTAGATTCGCGGAAGGGCAAGGAAGCCGCTTCGAAGGACCTCAAGCCCGCGCTCAAAAGCCCCCGCCGCCGGATGCAGCCACCCATCTCGGCCACCTCGTACCTACCTATCTTCACCGTTCCTCTCCCACCTGCAGACTCGGATAGCGCGTCTGCCTGCCCGATCTGCCTTAACACGCTGACGAACCCGACGGCGTGCCAGACCGGCTACGTATTTTGTTATGCTTGCATCTTTCGCTGGCTGAATGGGGAACACCAGCGGCAGCTGGATTTTATGAATGGCGAGAGCGCGGGTGCTGCctgggaggatgagaatgaagataatGAGGATGGTGCGAAAAGCAGAGAGGAAGGCTCTGCAGAGAAGAAAGTCAGTCGGGAGGGCAAGTGGGAGAGTGGCAAAGGGAGATGTCCAGTCACAGGACGCAGGGTGCTGGGGGGTACTGAAGGACTTAGACGAGTTCTAATCTGA
- the atp25 gene encoding RsfS/YbeB/iojap family protein: MNRVLSKGPKGLNGLLRACPSNSGRSFLYHSTYNVSSRTFWSASRLRSEDSPSGSQPLKPDPNDGIGNNTSSASSQHTPWYLQEEALIEEPRQISSRDQIPELPENSPAILPVLLDYIFKDLGLDELRSIDLRGLETPPPIGANSIMIIGTARSVKHLNVSADRLCRWLRSTYKLTPYADGLLGRNELKIKLRRKARRARVASRAGTTVDEKDDGITTGWICVNAGVVENSPVGEQASRKVEGFGNIVGGTRVVVQMFTEEKRAEVDLEGLWLATIERDRRQKQVSIDTKSDAPHEEVRAPTPVQNSSSDHVFGPHCRSSTILPLEQRRGLHSKCRLLGPETEHNQEDGLDDGLDDGLDMSPDSISTPTDQLAANRTCDKEVDTDSLLEHLSGLPDEQVLSELGAGQEDRDSTPFLRRFYDALSQMSTEEAAVARVKLLCTAISRHHQGYSKESLWKAFMTCNYHTYPISDELGFEIVSALLTALPPHQKGPKATGVLPEADRELALRVLEHLSLRGTDVLNMKVFHLLYEAASHPTSFSGEEVIKDVTDATKDRPTSRVAKMIESLDIQFDPEDARKLMMSMFRNGDYDGFWNLWHKLPLYGSPRTSADYEMLFRLHADLRDECRARDCVSTWVPMMSREHPPIPLRGQVVQDIMHCLLIGEPAIDRMARAGSTSNLVLIWNDCKNIALGRGRRGSVERMNVV, translated from the coding sequence ATGAATCGGGTATTGTCCAAAGGCCCCAAGGGCCTTAACGGGTTGTTGCGTGCATGTCCATCTAATTCGGGTCGTTCATTCCTCTACCACTCAACTTACAATGTCAGCAGTCGCACCTTCTGGTCCGCATCTCGCCTTCGCTCCGAGGACTCACCCTCCGGCAGTCAGCCATTGAAGCCTGATCCAAATGACGGAATCGGAAATAATACCTCTTCGGCGTCGTCTCAACATACGCCCTGGTACCTCCAGGAAGAGGCGCTGATCGAGGAGCCGCGTCAAATTTCCTCTCGCGACCAGATCCCGGAGCTCCCTGAAAATTCACCAGCCATTCTGCCTGTTCTCCTTGATTACATTTTCAAAGACCTTGGCTTGGATGAACTGAGATCAATTGACCTTAGAGGTCTCGAGACACCCCCGCCCATTGGCGCCAATTCCATCATGATTATTGGCACCGCCCGTAGTGTGAAGCATCTAAATGTTTCTGCTGATCGTCTTTGCCGCTGGTTAAGAAGCACCTACAAGCTCACACCGTATGCGGATGGATTGCTGGGTCGAAACGAACTGAAAATCAAACTTCGCCGTAAGGCTCGACGCGCCAGGGTCGCCAGTCGTGCTGGAACCACGGTCGACGAGAAGGATGACGGGATCACTACCGGCTGGATCTGTGTAAACGCAGGCGTCGTTGAAAACTCTCCGGTTGGGGAACAGGCATCTCGGAAGGTCGAGGGGTTTGGTAACATTGTGGGGGGTACTCGAGTTGTAGTGCAGATGTTCacggaagagaagagggCCGAAGTCGACCTCGAGGGCCTTTGGCTAGCCACCATTGAACGCGATAGACGGCAAAAACAAGTTTCGATAGACACCAAATCAGATGCACCTCATGAAGAGGTTCGTGCTCCTACACCAGTCCAAAATTCATCCTCTGATCATGTTTTCGGACCCCACTGCAGGTCTTCGACGATCCTTCCTCTGGAACAAAGAAGGGGCCTACACAGCAAATGTCGGCTTCTCGGTCCTGAAACTGAACACAACCAAGAGGACGGCTTGGACGACGGCCTGGACGACGGCCTGGATATGTCTCCGGATTCAATCTCCACTCCAACTGACCAACTTGCCGCCAACCGCACTTGTGATAAAGAAGTCGATACTGATTCATTACTTGAACACTTGTCTGGCCTACCTGATGAACAAGTTCTGAGTGAACTAGGAGCTGGACAGGAAGATAGGGATTCCACTCCTTTTCTCCGCCGCTTTTACGATGCTCTTTCACAAATGTCAaccgaagaagcagcagtGGCTCGGGTGAAGTTGTTATGCACGGCCATCTCTCGACACCATCAGGGATACAGCAAGGAAAGCCTTTGGAAAGCTTTCATGACTTGCAACTACCACACCTATCCTATATCCGACGAACTGGGCTTCGAAATCGTTTCAGCTTTGTTAACGGCACTACCACCCCACCAGAAAGGTCCCAAGGCTACTGGGGTGTTGCCAGAAGCCGACAGAGAACTCGCTCTTCGTGTCTTGGAACATCTTTCTCTGCGCGGGACTGATGTCCTCAATATGAAAGTGTTCCATTTGTTGTACGAAGCAGCTAGTCATCCGACAAGCTTTTCAGGTGAAGAAGTCATTAAAGACGTAACAGATGCCACCAAAGATCGACCTACATCGCGCGTAGCGAAGATGATTGAATCCCTTGACATCCAGTTTGACCCAGAGGACGCTCGCAAGCTTATGATGTCTATGTTTCGCAACGGAGATTACGACGGATTCTGGAACTTATGGCACAAGCTTCCATTGTATGGCAGCCCGCGTACCTCTGCAGACTATGAAATGCTTTTCCGGCTGCATGCAGATTTAAGGGATGAGTGTCGCGCCAGAGATTGTGTATCCACCTGGGTGCCCATGATGAGTCGTGAACATCCCCCGATTCCACTCAGGGGACAAGTAGTGCAGGATATTATGCACTGTCTCCTGATTGGGGAGCCGGCTATTGACCGCATGGCAAGAGCAGGATCAACGAGTAACCTGGTGCTGATCTGGAACGACTGTAAGAACATAGCGCTGGGGAGAGGTAGACGAGGTTCTGTGGAGCGTATGAATGTAGTATAG
- a CDS encoding ribosome-binding protein NMD3: protein MSMDLDAPVPFAAPQEAVSATILCCNCGAPIDGTTSAGALCQDCVRLTVDISQGIPREGVLHFCRDCERWLQPPSGWVSAALESKELLALCLRKLRGLNKVRIIDASFIWTEPHSRRIKVKITIQQEAFQGTIVQQAFEVEYVVHTQQCPDCAKSYTHNTWRASVQVRQKVPHKRTFLYLEQLILKHNAHQDTVNIKEAKDGLDFFFAQRNHAEKMVDFLSSVAPIKVKKSQELISMDIHTSTKSYKFTFSVELVPICKDDLVALPIKLARSLGNISPLALCHRVSTSVNLIDPNTLQTAEVPTAVYWRAPFKNLADVTELVEFIIMDIEPVGRSNGRFHLAEATVARASDLGSNNQTYFTRTHLGGILHVGDSVLGYHLTGTNFNDPNFEAIEASSQYSSTIPDVVLVKKHYARKKNKKTRNWRLKRMAREYEEEALQQQGASISRKQEQERERMEADFEMFLRDVEEDQELRSTLQLYKNKNARPNNRMQVEGGAGGMEMDEDESDDDAPKISMEELLDDFDELNMDDEE, encoded by the exons ATGTCCATGGATCTAGATGCCCCAGTCCCCTTTGCGGCTCCTCAGGAGGCAGTCTCTGCAAC AATCCTCTGTTGCAACTGTGGAGCTCCTATCGATGGAACAACATCAGCGGGCGCTCTCTGTCAAGATTGTGTTAGATTGACAGTCGATATCAGCCAGGGTATTCCTCGCGAAGGTGTCCTTCATTTCTGCAGAGATTGTGAGAGATGGCTTCAGCCGCCAAGTGGTTGGGTCAGCGCTGCACTTGAATCGAAAGAGCTTTTGGCGCTGTGTCTGCGCAAACTTAGGGGGTTGAACAAGGTCAGAATCATTGACGCGAGTTTTATCTGGACCGAACCCCATTCGAGACGTatcaaggtcaagatcaCAATTCAGCAGGAGGCGTTCCAAGGAACTATTGTCCAGCAAGCTTTTGAAGTTGAATATGTTGTTCACACTCAGCAATGCCCCGACTGCGCGAAGTCATACACCCACAATACATGGCGAGC TTCTGTGCAAGTGCGGCAGAAGGTCCCTCATAAACGAACATTCCTCTATCTGGAACAGCTGATTCTCAAGCACAACGCTCATCAAGATACGGTCAATATCAAGGAAGCAAAGGATGGGTTGGACTTTTTCTTCGCGCAGAGGAACCATGCCGAAAAGATGGTTGATTTTCTGTCATCGGTCGCGCCAATTAAAGTCAAGAAGTCTCAGGAGTTAATTTCTATGGATATCCACACGTCTACCAAGTCATACAAATTCACCTTCTCCGTCGAGTTGGTTCCTATCTGCAAAGACGATTTGGTGGCTCTTCCCATCAAATTGGCCAGGTCCCTCGGCAACATCTCTCCATTGGCCCTTTGCCACCGTGTTAGCACCTCAGTCAACCTGATTGATCCAAACACACTTCAGACGGCCGAAGTGCCCACTGCAGTTTATTGGAGAGCACCATTCAAGAACCTCGCAGATGTTACCGAGCTCGTggaattcatcatcatggacaTTGAGCCCGTTGGCCGTTCGAATGGACGATTCCATCTTGCTGAGGCGACGGTTGCACGTGCCTCAGACCTGGGCTCGAACAATCAGACCTACTTCACTCGGACGCACTTGGGAGGAATTCTGCATGTTGGCGACTCTGTACTCGGTTATCATCTCACCGGCACAAACTTCAACGATCCCAactttgaagccatcgaagCCAGCAGTCAATATAGCTCTACTATTCCGGACGTTGTACTGGTCAAGAAGCACTATGCtcgcaagaagaacaagaagactcGCAACTGGCGACTTAAGCGCATGGCTCGCGAGTATGAGGAGGAggctctgcagcagcagggagCGTCAATCAGTCGCAAACAAGAGCAGGAGCGTGAACGCATGGAGGCCGACTTTGAAATGTTCCTGCGGGATgtcgaagaagaccaagaatTGCGTAGTACCCTGCAACTATACAAGAACAAGAATGCTCGGCCGAATAATCGTATGCAAGTCGAaggcggtgctggtggcatggagatggatgaggatgagagcgatgacgatgcgccTAAGATTAGCATGGAAGAGTTGCTCGACGACTTTGACGAGCTGAAcatggatgacgaggaatgA
- a CDS encoding RNA-binding ATPase activator ESF2, producing MLIDWLHNKIVHRPVGGTKKSCMKFLKPRSDQDNTTKKLRYRNFISAHLRQTADRDIEMTTRKRNEFLDVVSDDDEGSDRAYDSEAAEESKGRLAKRRKTHTRADDLSDEESDIGRSESEDESKTRLKGKPKSKSQTTERSNDDDDEDEADDGEKMQVDQYLDATATLSPSQSRSQSPSTSSVTSKPTKLKKKPLDKVRPPKKNKTGVIYLSSLPPYLKPFALKSMLETRGFGPITKVFLTPEVPSNSAPRRRSNKRKSYADGWVEFASKKTAKICAETLNATIVGGKKGGWYHDDVWNMKYLKGFKWADLMEQVQRERSEREAKRRIEDTRARKEDKVFLQGVEQGKVLQGIQKKNEEKKKKKGETGTGEGSADAAANASELKVRRLFKQNEVKMGRDKVKDISALEDDAKRVLSKIF from the coding sequence ATGCTAATTGATTGGCTGCACAACAAGATAGTGCACAGACCAGTCGGCGgaacaaaaaaaagttgCATGAAGTTCCTAAAACCTCGCAGTGATCAGGATAATACCACCAAGAAATTGCGGTATAGAAATTTTATCTCCGCTCATTTACGCCAGACCGCAGACAGAGATATCGAAATGACGACTCGCAAGAGAAACGAATTTTTGGATGTCGTctccgacgacgatgagggAAGTGACCGCGCCTATGACTCTGAGGCCGCGGAGGAGAGCAAAGGTCGACTCGCGAAGCGACGCAAGACACACACGCGTGCAGACGATCTCAGCGACGAGGAATCAGATATCGGCCGCTCAGAGTCAGAAGATGAGTCGAAAACCAGGCTCAAGGGCAAACCCAAGTCCAAGTCCCAAACAACGGAACGCAGcaatgacgacgacgacgaagacgaagcagaCGACGGAGAGAAAATGCAAGTAGATCAGTACCTCGACGCAACAGCCACACTCTCACCTTCACAGTCACGATCGCAATCACCGTCCACATCCAGCGTCACCTCCAAACCAACAAaactgaagaagaaaccACTCGATAAAGTCCggccgccgaagaagaacaaaacaGGCGTCATCTACCTCTCCTCTCTGCCCCCATACCTCAAACCCTTCGCTTTGAAATCCATGCTTGAAACCCGCGGTTTTGGACCCATCACTAAGGTCTTCTTGACTCCCGAGGTGCCATCGAATTCCGCCCCTCGCCGACGATCCAATAAACGGAAATCCTACGCTGACGGCTGGGTGGAGTTCGCGTCAAAGAAGACGGCAAAGATCTGCGCGGAGACGCTGAATGCGACCATCGTAGGCGGGAAGAAAGGCGGGTGGTACCATGACGACGTGTGGAACATGAAGTACCTGAAGGGCTTCAAGTGGGCGGATCTGATGGAGCAGGTGCAGCGGGAGAGGTCGGAGAGGGAGGCGAAGAGGCGGATTGAGGACACAAGGGCCCGGAAGGAAGATAAGGTGTTCTTGCAAGGTGTGGAGCAGGGTAAGGTTCTGCAGGGgatccagaagaagaatgaggagaagaaaaagaagaaaggggaGACGGGGACCGGTGAGGGGTCTGCTGATGCAGCTGCGAATGCGTCTGAACTCAAGGTCCGCAGGTTGTTCAAACAGAACGAGGTCAAGATGGGACGGGATAAGGTCAAGGATATTTCTGcgttggaagatgatgcgAAGCGTGTGCTGAGCAAAATCTTCTAA
- a CDS encoding coenzyme A transporter, which yields MSTAFPDHGSLDQSRVVSSPGQNHFLRTETSLQDGHHMEQVAQSRPSRQAVASDIDAAAYANNHADTSSSVPMKQNGRPGSRELNKRSLDYVLRSGLAGGLAGCAAKTVVAPLDRVKILFQASNPHFAKYTGSWFGLASAVRDIHRHEGVRGLFKGHSATLLRIFPYAAIKFLAYEQIRAVIIPSRDKETPFRRLISGSLAGVTSVFFTYPLELIRVRLAFETKKSARSSLAGTFRQIYNEQASVPSAAAKGTAGSAVTTAENVSSAMNKVVPRYGLSNFYRGFTPTLLGMLPYAGVSFLTHDTVGDWLRSPLLARYTIIPASDQSSHSQSQKGSRRPQLTAAAELFSGAVAGLVSQTCSYPLEVVRRRMQVGGAVGDGRRLGVVETAAKIWLEKGLRGFFVGLTIGYIKVLPMSATAFFTYERLKWSLGI from the exons ATGTCGACAGCATTTCCGGACCATGGGAGTCTTGATCAGTCTCGTGTTGTATCGAGCCCAGGACAAAATCACTTCTTAAGGACGGAAACAAGCCTGCAAGACGGTCATCACATGGAACAAGTCGCACAGTCGAGGCCCTCTCGACAGGCAGTCGCGAGCGATATAGATGCCGCCGCCTATGCGAACAATCATGCCGATACCAGCTCGTCAGTGCCTATGAAGCAGAATGGCCGCCCCGGTTCTAGGGAGTTGAACAAACGGAGTCTGGATTATGTATTACGAAGCGGGCTTGCGGGGGGTCTGGCGGGATGCGCA GCCAAGACGGTTGTCGCGCCGCTCGACCGCGTGAAGATCCTTTTCCAAGCGTCTAATCCGCATTTCGCCAAGTATACAGGTAGCTGGTTTGGCCTTGCATCAGCGGTTCGGGATATTCATCGACATGAGGGTGTGCGCGGTCTTTTCAAGGGCCATTCCGCAACGCTTCTTCGAATTTTCCCCTACGCTGCCATCAAATTCCTCGCATATGAGCAAATTCGTGCCGTGATCATTCCCTCGCGGGACAAGGAGACGCCATTTCGCAGACTCATATCTGGGAGTCTAGCAGGTGTCACATCAGTATTCTTCACATATCCGTTAGAATTGATCCGGGTGCGGTTAGCATTTGAGACAAAGAAGTCCGCGCGGTCGTCGTTGGCAGGCACGTTCCGACAGATTTATAATGAGCAGGCGTCGGTGCCGTCAGCCGCAGCTAAAGGGACAGCAGGTTCTGCTGTGACTACTGCAGAAAATGTATCTTCTGCGATGAACAAGGTCGTTCCTCGGTATGGGTTATCCAACTTCTATCGCGGGTTCACACCCACCCTTCTCGGCATGCTTCCCTACGCGGGAGTCTCTTTCCTCACACACGACACCGTCGGTGACTGGCTTCGCTCTCCTCTCCTCGCTCGCTACACCATCATTCCAGCATCTGATCAGTCCTCCCACAGCCAGTCACAGAAGGGGTCACGACGGCCGCAGCTCACCGCTGCAGCCGAATTATTCTCCGGCGCTGTTGCCGGTCTTGTGTCGCAGACATGCTCCTATCCTCTTGAGGTTGTTCGACGCCGAATGCAAGTTGGGGGAGCCGTTGGAGACGGACGCCGATTGGGTGTTGTGGAAACAGCAGCCAAGATATGGCTCGAGAAGGGTTTACGAGGGTTCTTTGTTGGCTTGACAATCGGCTATATCAAAGTGCTGCCGATGTCAGCCACAGCTTTTTTCACATACGAACGATTAAAGTGGTCACTGGGGATTTAA
- a CDS encoding dolichyl-P-Glc:Glc1Man(9)GlcNAc(2)-PP-dolichol alpha-1,3-glucosyltransferase ALG8, translating to MADIYPSLAQCAIVATAFKILLFPAYKSTDFEVHRNWLAITHSLPVKEWYYEKTSEWTLDYPPFFAAFEWLLSQAARYVDPAMLVVENLKYDSWRTNYFQRATVIFSELTLLYALNRFIKSAPQANKHLAHITSLSIFLSPGLLIIDHIHFQYNGFLYGILVLSIVLARKPSTLLYSGILFAVLLCFKHIYLYLSLAYFVYLLRAYCLDPKSVFRPRFGNTLKLGLSVIGVFGIAFGPFAHWNQLLQLKDRLFPFSRGLCHAYWAPNIWAMYSFADRVLILLAPRLGLPINHDALTSVTRGLVGDTSFAVLPEITKEQTFALTFLFQLLPLIKLWLHPDWNTFVGAITLCGYASFLFGWHVHEKAVLLIIVPFSLIALKDRRYFSAFRPLAVAGHVSLFPLLFTAAEFPLKTVYTVWWLVLFLFVFDQVAPVSERPRIFVFDRLSLLYLTVAIPLIIYCSLVHQLIFGWDRYEFLPLMFMSSYSALGVVGSWVGFMVVYFTT from the exons ATGGCTGATATTTATCCTTCGTTGGCGCAATGCGCAATCGTCGCTACGGCTTTCAAGATTCTACTCTTCCCCGCCTA CAAATCAACCGACTTCGAAGTGCATCGGAACTGGCTTGCTATCACACACTCGTTACCAGTTAAGGAGTGGTACTACGAG AAAACATCAGAATGGACCCTCGACTATCCGCCCTTCTTTGCAGCTTTTGAATGGCTTTTATCTCAAGCGGCTCGCTATGTGGATCCTGCAATGTTGGTTGTTGAGAATCTCAAGTATGATTCATGGCGGACCAATTATTTTCAGAGAGCCACTGTCATTTTCTCGGAGCTTACCTTGCTTTACGCGCTGAACCG GTTTATCAAATCCGCACCTCAAGCCAACAAGCACCTTGCGCATATCACAAGTCTTTCGATCTTTTTGTCTCCTGGGCTGCTTATCATTGACCACATTCATTTCCAATACAACGGCTTTCTGTACGGTATTCTCGTCCTATCCATCGTTCTAGCGCGCAAGCCATCGACTCTACTATACAGTGGCATCCTGTTCGCGGTTCTGCTGTGCTTCAAGCACATTTACCTTTATCTGTCGTTAGCCTACTTTGTTTACCTGCTGAGGGCCTACTGTCTCGATCCGAAGTCTGTCTTTCGACCCCGGTTCGGCAATACCTTGAAACTCGGTTTGAGTGTCATTGGCGTATTCGGAATCGCTTTTGGCCCGTTCGCTCATTGGAACCAGCTGCTCCAACTGAAAGACAGGCTATTTCCATTCTCGAGAGGACTGTGCCATGCTTACTGGGCGCCGAATATCTGGGCAATGTATTCCTTCGCAGATCGCGTGCTAATTCTGC TTGCTCCGCGCCTGGGCCTTCCGATCAACCATGATGCTTTGACGAGCGTCACGCGCGGTCTTGTCGGAGATACATCCTTTGCCGTTCTTCCCGAGATCACAAAGGAACAAACATTCGCGCTGACGTTCTTGTTTCAATTG CTTCCTCTGATAAAGCTCTGGCTTCATCCGGATTGGAACACGTTTGTTGGTGCTATTACTCTATGCGGTTATGCTTCATTCTTGTTTGGCTGGCACGTTCATGAGAAAGCTGTTCTCCTGATCATTGTCCCTTTCAGCTTGATAGCGCTCAAGGACCGACGCTACTTCAGCGCATTTCGGCCCCTCGCGGTTGCAGGCCATGTTTCACTATTCCCACTGCTTTTCACAGCAGCCGAATTCCCGCTGAAGACCGTGTATACTGTGTGGTGGCTGGTCCTTTTCCTGTTCGTATTTGACCAAGTCGCCCCAGTTTCCGAGCGGCCGCGGATCTTCGTTTTTGACCGCCTGTCCCTGCTATACCTGACAGTGGCTATCCCGTTGATTATATATTGCTCATTGGTGCATCAGCTTATTTTCGGATGGGACCGGTATGAGTTTCTTCCGCTGATGTTCATGAGTAGCTATTCTGCTCTGGGGGTAGTCGGCAGCTGGGTCGGGTTCATGGTCGTCTATTTCACCACATga